A genomic region of Gadus macrocephalus chromosome 5, ASM3116895v1 contains the following coding sequences:
- the luzp1 gene encoding leucine zipper protein 1: protein MSEHKDMTNRHLRHKLQSLGRRLDELEEATNKLQKSEDELVELQDKIIQAEGSNSLLLDDAEALRKRLLKIQGKDEEVRKCEDLCRTVREKLEEEESLTQQLKAEIERLQRRMAELEKLEEAFGKSKSDCSQLCLSLNEEKNLTKKLSSELDTLKARLKEMEASEVRLDKAEQALAAELDKLKGFTQTFVSERKRLLESQRDNEKTILKLTEKVEHQRKAGDPGLGDFRKSCIEDELSGGLFNSRLNQRKRSLDYLKSSEDNVSLRNEKNSGLEGQREEDNKVKELSQEVERLKNRLQQLEIVEADLKNSESKNGELQERFQVECTRARQLGEQVEQLQTQLCANGDTDNNGSSHGNRNPNPCPKTPAKVHENGKAENEEINVKGGFRVEKPKYRSAATPSEPGSPKAKNRELSPQHRRETRLRSREPSHPDESSTNAGRRAVSPAHKTRRTPKTPTTTPSDNGERETGRAMAERAREGASRGATGSTSSGEGKKPSVLSRYPPAANDQKHWKSAKKETEVESKKSKLETRSKVYSGSDSESNHSDGKANSVSSQDKDSIFASDQDLDAVKESVTVPLLASKANGSYTAYRSHVTPLLPGDQGSEGGHSSSASETESTGSRRSDPDRGTEASTVTTGSARTTTPRYPRYSGVRDPPSEGSSTRSSFDEELHSRGPPADPTLSGIDLRRTCSPREALRSKAVIKPAIVESDRKEVMMSEALATNGKPKISTKPVAITAAGKMTSSITIYPNDPGSSRTSSRSSSVSSEPMSGRERHTSTSNILIGPSMEHRGSISIPYEISIPKSDIPLRTCPDYDDHAPEDLLPSRSGLYDTSRLDTTSRLETTSRLETTSRLDNTPRIDTTSRLETTSTSRLLSNRSAFSLLSPEGPSTTTSTPADFSYDPESGFEGRTPAAAAAPLSSWRSQTYGLPLQEDSLQDLRHVTVRSTSRNRLGVSPSPASTDPCVRGKTSPLGHGDFVGGWDEEVATCKAYRANSVLDAEETGNGRMGAGAGGTALKGAKASPADLYMRKINHAPGTREVQDPGARRLKSSTSPSSEVAGLGRAIAHEPLSSQTWGRSFSQPAPAERPDPVPDPRHSPAAWRRPTPPGADSPRLGTSYDRGHKTAGVSPREPWSSRGQGSLDQGGRPWGRERPADRH, encoded by the exons ATGTCTGAGCACAAGGACATGACAAACCGCCACCTGCGGCATAAGCTGCAGAGCCTCGGGCGACGGCTGGACGAGTTGGAGGAGGCCACCAACAAGCTGCAGAAGTCCGAGGACGAGCTGGTCGAGCTGCAG GACAAGATCATACAGGCGGAAGGCAGCAACTCCTTACTGCTGGACGATGCGGAGGCTCTGAGAAAGAGGCTCCTGAAGATCCAAGGGAAGGACGAGGAGGTCCGCAAGTGCGAGGACCTCTGCCGCACAGTCCGGGAgaaactggaggaggaggagagcctcaCCCAGCAGCTGAAGGCTGAGATCGAACGTCTGCAGCGGCGGATGGCCGAACTGGAGAAGCTGGAGGAAGCGTTCGGAAAAAGCAAGTCAGACTGTAGCCAGCTGTGTCTCAGCCTCAACGAGGAGAAGAACCTCACCAAGAAGCTCTCGTCTGAGTTGGACACCCTCAAGGCCCGTTTGAAGGAGATGGAGGCGTCTGAGGTCAGGCTGGACAAGGCGGAGCAGGCCTTGGCTGCCGAGTTGGACAAACTCAAAGGCTTCACCCAGACCTTTGTGAGCGAGCGCAAGAGGCTACTGGAGAGCCAGAGGGACAACGAGAAGACCATTCTGAAGCTGACGGAAAAAGTGGAACATCAGAGGAAAGCGGGAGACCCCGGACTCGGGGACTTCAGGAAGTCGTGCATTGAGGACGAACTCTCCGGGGGCCTCTTCAACAGCCGGCTGAACCAACGCAAACGAAGCCTGGACTACCTGAAGTCCTCGGAGGACAACGTCAGCCTACGGAACGAGAAGAACAGCGGCCTAGAaggtcagagggaggaggacaaCAAGGTGAAAGAGCTGAGccaggaggtggagaggttAAAGAACCGCCTCCAACAACTGGAGATTGTCGAGGCGGACCTTAAGAACTCAGAGTCCAAAAACGGAGAGCTCCAGGAGAGGTTCCAGGTGGAGTGCACCAGAGCGCGACAACTGGGCGAGCAGGTGGAACAGCTCCAGACGCAGCTCTGCGCTAACGGGGACACGGATAATAATGGCAGTAGCCACGGCAACAGGAACCCCAACCCGTGCCCCAAAACCCCTGCCAAAGTCCACGAGAACGGCAAGGCTGAGAACGAGGAGATCAACGTCAAGGGGGGCTTCAGGGTCGAGAAGCCCAAGTACAGGAGCGCCGCAACCCCCTCGGAGCCCGGCTCCCCTAAAGCCAAGAACAGGGAGCTGTCTCCTCAGCACAGGAGGGAGACCCGCCTGCGGAGCAGAGAGCCGAGCCATCCGGACGAGAGCTCGACCAATGCTGGAAGGAGAGCCGTCAGTCCCGCGCACAAAACCAGGAGGACGCCAAAGACCCCGACGACCACCCCCTCTGAtaatggcgagagagagaccggaagAGCAATGGCGGAGAGGGCAAGAGAAGGGGCTTCACGCGGCGCCACCGGAAGCACGTCCTCCGGTGAGGGCAAGAAGCCTTCGGTCTTAAGCCGCTACCCCCCAGCGGCGAATGATCAGAAGCACTGGAAGAGCGCCAAGAAGGAGACCGAGGTAGAGAGCAAGAAGAGCAAACTGGAGACGCGGTCCAAGGTGTACAGCGGCAGCGACAGCGAGTCCAACCACTCTGACGGCAAAGCCAACAGCGTCTCCTCCCAGGACAAGGACTCTATCTTTGCGTCCGATCAGGACCTGGACGCGGTCAAGGAGTCCGTCACTGTCCCCCTCTTGGCGTCGAAGGCCAACGGATCCTACACCGCTTACAGGTCCCACGTCACGCCACTGTTGCCCGGCGACCAGGGGTCAGAAGGGGGtcactcctcctccgcctccgagACGGAGTCCACCGGGTCTAGGCGGTCGGATCCCGACCGGGGGACCGAGGCGTCCACCGTGACCACGGGGAGCGCcaggaccaccacccccaggtACCCCCGGTACTCTGGCGTCCGCGACCCCCCCTCGGAGGGCTCCTCCACCAGGAGCTCCTTCGACGAGGAGCTCCACAGCCGAGGGCCCCCGGCCGACCCCACCCTGTCGGGCATCGACCTCCGCCGGACGTGCAGCCCACGGGAGGCGCTGAGGTCCAAGGCCGTCATCAAGCCGGCCATCGTCGAGAGCGACCGGAAGGAGGTGATGATGTCAGAGGCGTTGGCCACCAACGGCAAACCCAAGATCTCGACCAAGCCCGTGGCGATCACCGCCGCCGGTAAGATGACCAGCAGCATCACCATCTACCCCAACGACCCCGGCTCCTCCAGGACCAGCAGTCGCAGCAGCAGCGTGTCCAGCGAGCCCATGTCGGGCAGGGAGCGACACACCTCGACTAGTAACATCCTCATAG GCCCCAGCATGGAGCACCGCGGCAGCATCTCCATACCGTACGAAATCTCCATCCCCAAGAGTGACATCCCGCTACGCACCTGCCCGGACTACGACGACCACGCCCCAGAAGACCTGCTCCCTTCCAGGTCCGGCCTCTACGACACCTCCAGGCTGGACACCACCTCCAGGCTGGAGACCACCTCCAGGCTGGAGACCACCTCCAGGCTGGACAACACCCCCAGGATAGACACCACCTCCAGGCTGGAGACCACCTCCACGAGCCGTCTCCTCTCCAACCGCAGCGCCTTCAGCCTCCTGTCCCCGGAAGGCccaagcaccaccacctccaccccggcGGACTTCAGCTACGACCCCGAGTCGGGCTTCGAGGGCAGAAcccccgccgctgccgccgccccgCTCAGCAGCTGGAGGAGCCAGACGTACGGCCTGCCCCTGCAGGAGGACAGCCTGCAGGACCTGAGGCACGTGACGGTGAGGAGTACCTCGAGGAACCGGCTAGGCGTCAGCCCCAGCCCTGCGTCCACTGACCCCTGCGTTCGGGGGAAGACCAGTCCCCTGGGGCACGGTGATTTCGTAGGAGGCTGGGACGAGGAGGTGGCTACGTGCAAGGCCTACAGGGCCAACAGCGTCCTGGACGCAGAGGAGACGGGGAACGGCAGGATGGGCGCCGGCGCTGGCGGGACGGCACTCAAGGGAGCCAAGGCGTCACCCGCTGAT CTGTATATGCGAAAGATTAACCATGCCCCCGGCACCAGAGAGGTCCAGGATCCTGGGGCCCGCCGGCTCAAGAGCTCCACGTCCCCCTCCTCAGAGGTGGCCGGGCTGGGCAGAGCCATCGCCCACGAGCCCCTCAGCTCCCAGACATGGGGCCGGTCGTTCTCACAACCCGCG